A region from the Triticum urartu cultivar G1812 chromosome 1, Tu2.1, whole genome shotgun sequence genome encodes:
- the LOC125532592 gene encoding obtusifoliol 14-alpha demethylase-like produces MAWLQRRAMFSPTTNRSPPLPPEAAGAPLLGILPSLLTKGPLQVIRDAHTEMGSVFTVRLLHRKVTFLVGPDVSSHFFQGLDSEISQDEVSQFTIPTFGPGVVFDVDFATRREQFRFFGDAMKPAKLRNYARLMVQEVEEYFARWGPTGTVDLKKELEHLIKLVASRCLFGEEVRAKMLGEVATHLHELNDSMRLVTNLFPHLPIQAHRRRDTARARLGVIFSGIVSSRKTSYPDGGPNDMLQCLIDSRYKDGRATTETEVAGMLVSALFAGQHTSSSTGTWTGARLLAHANGNHLRAAVQEQKQIVERHGDRVDYEVLQEMDTLHRCVKEDLRLHPPAMMLLRHARRSFTVRTREGDEYQVREGRTVASLLVIHNRLPHVYKDPERYEPDRFAVRSGRA; encoded by the exons ATGGCGTGGCTACAGCGACGAGCGATGTTCTCCCCAACAACCAATCGGTCACCACCTCTGCCGCCCGAGGCCGCAGGGGCTCCCCTTCTTGGGATCCTCCCATCACTTCTCACCAAGGGCCCGCTGCAAGTGATCCGCGATGCCCACACAGAGATGGGGAGCGTGTTCACAGTGAGACTGTTGCATCGCAAGGTGACCTTCCTAGTTGGGCCAGATGTGTCGAGCCATTTCTTCCAAGGGCTCGACTCGGAGATCAGCCAGGACGAGGTTTCACAGTTCACCATTCCGACCTTCGGCCCCGGCGTCGTCTTCGACGTAGATTTCGCCACTCGTCGCGAGCAATTCCGCTTCTTCGGCGATGCGATGAAGCCGGCCAAGCTTAGGAACTACGCTCGCCTCATGGTGCAAGAAGTTGAG GAATACTTTGCGAGATGGGGACCAACCGGCACGGTTGACTTGAAGAAGGAGCTGGAGCACCTCATCAAGCTCGTCGCCAGCCGGTGCTTGTTCGGGGAGGAGGTCCGGGCCAAGATGCTGGGTGAGGTCGCAACGCACCTCCATGAACTCAATGACAGCATGCGTCTCGTCACCAACCTATTCCCGCACCTGCCGATCCAGGCGCACCGCAGACGCGACACGGCGCGCGCTAGGCTCGGCGTGATATTCTCCGGCATCGTCAGCTCCCGCAAAACAAGCTACCCCGATGGTGGCCCAAACGACATGCTGCAGTGCCTGATCGATTCCAGGTACAAAGACGGCCGCGCCACCACCGAGACAGAGGTCGCCGGGATGCTGGTCTCGGCGCTGTTCGCGGGGCAGCACACAAGCTCCAGCACGGGCACGTGGACTGGAGCGCGCCTCCTCGCGCACGCCAATGGCAATCACCTGCGCGCTGCCGTCCAGGAGCAGAAGCAGATTGTGGAGCGGCACGGGGACCGCGTGGACTACGAGGTCCTGCAGGAGATGGACACCCTCCACCGCTGCGTCAAGGAGGATCTGCGGCTCCACCCGCCGGCGATGATGCTGCTGCGCCACGCGCGGCGGAGCTTCACCGTGCGAACCAGGGAGGGCGACGAGTACCAAGTCCGGGAGGGGCGTACGGTCGCGAGCCTGCTGGTGATCCACAACCGTCTCCCGCATGTGTACAAGGACCCGGAGAGGTACGAGCCGGACAGGTTTGCCGTTCGATCTGGACGGGCATAA